The following are encoded together in the Phaseolus vulgaris cultivar G19833 chromosome 9, P. vulgaris v2.0, whole genome shotgun sequence genome:
- the LOC137821992 gene encoding plastocyanin, which produces MAAVTSAAVAIPSFTGLKASGPTKVSAAAVKVSVPQAPRFGIKASLKDLGAAVVATAASAVLASNAMALEVLLGSGDGSLVFVPSEFSVPSGEKIVFKNNAGFPHNVVFDEDEIPAGVDAVKISMPEEELLNAPGETYVVTLDTKGTYSFYCSPHQGAGMVGKVTVN; this is translated from the coding sequence ATGGCCGCCGTCACCTCCGCAGCCGTCGCTATTCCCTCATTCACCGGCCTCAAGGCGAGTGGACCAACCAAAGTGAGTGCTGCCGCAGTTAAAGTCTCAGTTCCCCAGGCCCCACGCTTCGGCATCAAGGCTTCCCTCAAAGACCTTGGAGCCGCAGTTGTGGCCACCGCCGCCAGCGCCGTTCTCGCCAGCAATGCCATGGCCCTTGAAGTCTTGCTTGGTAGCGGTGACGGCTCTTTGGTGTTCGTTCCCAGCGAGTTCTCCGTTCCCTCTGGGGAAAAGATCGTGTTCAAGAACAACGCAGGGTTCCCGCACAACGTTGTTTTCGACGAGGACGAGATTCCTGCTGGCGTGGATGCTGTGAAAATCTCTATGCCCGAGGAAGAGTTGCTGAACGCACCTGGTGAGACTTACGTCGTCACTTTGGATACCAAGGGAACCTACAGTTTCTACTGCTCGCCTCACCAAGGAGCTGGTATGGTCGGAAAAGTCACTGTTAACTAA
- the LOC137821991 gene encoding phospholipase D delta-like: MPQKHNTVVYLHGTLDLVIVEARFLPNMDLLSERVRRFFSALNTCSASITGKRKLHRARHRHRKIITSDPYVTVCLAGATVARTRVISNSQNPTWDEHFKIPLAHPAAQVDFFVKDNDMFGADLIGVVTVSAERILSCEPISDWFPIIGSFGKPPKPDCALRLAMKFTRCEDNRMFRSIDEPDPDRFVVRDSYFPVRHGGAVTLYQDAHVPEGMLPEVELDEGVVFEHGKCWEDICHAILEAHHLVYIVGWSIYHKVRLVREPTKPLPSGGSLNLGELLKYKSQEGLRVLLLVWDDKTSHSKFFINTTGVMQTHDEETRKFFKHSSVRCLLSPRYASSKLSIFRQQVVGTLFTHHQKCVIVDTQAHGNNRKITAFIGGLDLCDGRYDTPEHRIFRDVDTVYQDDFHNPTFCTGTKGPRQPWHDLHCKIEGPAAYDILTNFEQRWKKATRWSELGRKLKRVSHWHDDSLIKLERISWILSPSESIQTDDPELWVSKEDDPKNWHVQVFRSIDSGSLKGFPKDVFEAESQNLVCAKNLVVDKSIQTAYIHAIRSAQHFIYIENQYFVGSSFAWPAYKDAGADNLIPMELALKIVSKIRSKERFTVYIVIPMWPEGTPSSATVQEILFWQGQTMQMMYDVIAREIKAMQLDSHPLDYLNFYCLGNREPFKTDFLSSSNLPPDNGETISASQKFRRFMIYVHAKGMVVDDEYVILGSANINQRSMAGSRDTEIAMGAYQPRHTWSAKKGHPHGQVYGYRMSLWAEHTGSIEGCFKDPESLECVKSVNNIAEENWRKYIADDYTPLKGHLIKYPVNININGKVKSIPGFESFPDVGGKVLGSRSNLPDALTT; the protein is encoded by the exons ATGCCTCAAAAACACAACACCGTTGTCTACCTCCATGGGACCCTCGATCTGGTAATCGTCGAGGCTCGCTTTCTTCCCAACATGGACTTGCTCTCCGAGCGCGTTCGAAGGTTCTTCTCCGCCCTCAACACTTGCAGTGCCTCCATCACCGGAAAACGGAAGCTCCACCGCGCCCGCCACCGCCACCGCAAGATCATCACCAGCGATCCCTACGTCACCGTCTGCCTTGCCGGCGCCACCGTCGCGCGCACCCGCGTGATCTCTAATTCGCAGAACCCTACCTGGGACGAGCACTTCAAGATCCCGCTCGCGCACCCGGCCGCGCAGGTCGACTTCTTCGTCAAGGACAACGACATGTTCGGAGCCGACCTCATTGGAGTCGTCACCGTCTCCGCCGAGAGGATCCTCTCCTGCGAGCCCATCAGCGACTGGTTCCCGATCATCGGCTCGTTCGGGAAGCCGCCAAAGCCTGACTGCGCGCTGCGCCTCGCCATGAAATTCACGAGGTGCGAGGACAATCGCATGTTCCGGTCCATCGACGAACCGGATCCGGACCGGTTCGTGGTTCGTGACTCGTATTTCCCAGTCCGACACGGAGGGGCTGTGACGCTGTATCAGGACGCGCACGTGCCTGAGGGGATGTTGCCGGAGGTTGAGTTAGACGAGGGTGTGGTGTTTGAGCATGGGAAGTGCTGGGAAGATATATGCCACGCCATTTTGGAAGCGcaccatttggtttacattgtGGGTTGGTCCATCTACCATAAGGTTAGGCTCGTGAGAGAGCCTACCAAACCTTTACCTAGCGGTGGTAGTTTAAATTTGGGGGAGTTGCTCAAGTACAAGTCTCAAGAAGGTTTGCGAGTTTTACTATTGGTTTGGGATGATAAGACTTCGCACAGCAAGTTTTTCATTAACACG ACTGGAGTAATGCAAACGCATGATGAAGAAACTCGAAAGTTTTTCAAGCATTCTTCAGTTAGATGTTTGCTTTCACCAAGATATGCCAGCAGTAAGCTTAGCATTTTCAGGCAGCAG GTTGTTGGAACGCTCTTTACACATCATCAGAAATGTGTGATTGTGGATACTCAAGCACACGGGAATAATAGGAAGATAACTGCATTTATAGGTGGTCTAGATCTTTGTGATGGCCGGTATGATACACCTGAGCACAGAATTTTTCGCGATGTTGACACTGTTTATCAGGACGATTTTCATAATCCCACATTTTGC ACGGGAACCAAGGGTCCAAGGCAACCATGGCATGATTTACATTGCAAAATTGAAGGCCCTGCTGCATACGATATACTCACTAATTTTGAGCAGCGTTGGAAAAAGGCCACCAGATGGTCTGAGTTGGGTCGAAAACTCAAAAGAGTATCTCACTGGCACGATGATTCTTTGATCAAGTTAGAACGCATCTCTTGGATTCTTAGTCCTTCTGAATCAATTCAAACCGATGATCCTGAACTATGGGTTTCAAAGGAAGACGATCCTAAAAATTGGCATGTTCAG GTTTTTCGATCCATAGATTCTGGCTCTTTGAAAGGATTTCCTAAGGATGTATTTGAAGCTGAGTCCCAG AACCTTGTTTGTGCAAAAAATTTGGTTGTAGACAAGAGTATTCAAACAGCATATATACATGCTATCAGATCTGCtcaacattttatttatatcgAGAATCAATATTTTGTCGGATCTTCCTTTGCTTGGCCAGCTTACAAAGATGCAG gCGCTGATAACCTAATTCCGATGGAGTTGGCACTGAAGATAGTCAGTAAGATACGATCCAAGGAGAGATTTACAGTTTATATTGTCATCCCAATGTGGCCCGAAGGTACCCCTTCATCTGCTACTGTGCAAGAGATACTCTTTTGGCAG GGACAAACTATGCAAATGATGTATGATGTCATAGCTCGGGAAATAAAAGCTATGCAACTTGACAGTCATCCACTAGATTATCTCAACTTTTATTGTCTTGGAAACCGAGAGCCGTTCAAAACTGATTTTTTAAGCTCAAGTAATTTGCCTCCAGATAATGGCGAAACG ATTTCAGCCTCACAAAAGTTCCGAAGGTTCATGATTTATGTACATGCCAAGGGAATGGTTGTGGATGATGAATATGTAATTCTTGGGTCTGCCAACATCAATCAACGATCCATGGCTGGATCAAGAGACACTGAGATAGCCATGGGTGCATATCAACCCCGTCATACATGGAGTGCGAAAAAGGGGCATCCACATGGTCAGGTTTATGGGTATAGGATGTCTTTATGGGCAGAACACACGGGGAGCATAGAAGGTTGCTTTAAGGATCCTGAAAGTCTGGAGTGCGTGAAAAGTGTGAACAATATTGCTGAAGAAAACTGGAGAAAGTACATAGCTGATGATTATACTCCATTGAAAGGGCACCTGATAAAATATCCTGTGAATATAAATATCAATGGGAAGGTAAAGTCCATACCCGGATTTGAGTCTTTCCCAGATGTTGGGGGCAAGGTGCTTGGCTCCAGGTCTAACCTTCCTGATGCTCTAACCACATAG